A stretch of Synechococcus sp. WH 8020 DNA encodes these proteins:
- a CDS encoding RAMP superfamily CRISPR-associated protein, protein MYERRYGLIRTLAPLHVGASAGEESGNLNLIFRDAYTQTGIIPGSSIRGRFRAEMRREGGSNQLETARWYGSEAGNTEISESRVKFEYASLVWLPVFCPGQPVVWVSCPRLLRRYAAIADPGFINDVPNAYSCSKDLKGRRGNQEVTLFFNLGFMEVKPTPGLEDWIPPAMEKEIPADRLVVVDDAAIGLIHDMALYRQSRVKLADDMKKVDGGAFFNVEALPEGSVLIFPMALKPDDATEWRPFGSRTSHELYFGGLESIGFGRCEVSLVTPDAREVQ, encoded by the coding sequence ATGTACGAACGCCGTTACGGCCTAATCCGAACCCTGGCTCCACTCCATGTGGGAGCCTCAGCTGGTGAGGAATCCGGCAACCTCAACCTGATCTTTCGAGACGCCTACACCCAGACCGGCATCATCCCCGGCAGCTCAATCAGAGGCCGTTTTCGAGCGGAGATGCGGCGGGAGGGAGGCAGTAACCAGCTTGAGACGGCTCGCTGGTACGGCAGTGAGGCCGGAAACACTGAGATCAGCGAGTCGCGCGTCAAATTCGAATACGCCTCGCTGGTGTGGCTGCCGGTGTTCTGCCCGGGGCAGCCGGTGGTGTGGGTGAGCTGCCCAAGGTTGCTGAGGCGCTATGCGGCCATTGCCGATCCAGGCTTCATCAATGATGTGCCTAATGCCTACAGCTGCAGCAAGGATCTCAAAGGTCGCCGGGGCAATCAGGAGGTGACCCTGTTCTTCAATCTCGGCTTTATGGAGGTGAAACCCACCCCTGGCCTTGAAGATTGGATTCCACCAGCAATGGAAAAAGAGATCCCGGCTGACAGGCTGGTTGTCGTCGATGACGCCGCAATAGGGCTAATTCACGATATGGCTCTGTATCGCCAGAGCCGCGTCAAACTCGCTGACGACATGAAAAAGGTTGATGGTGGTGCCTTCTTCAATGTGGAAGCTCTGCCTGAAGGCAGCGTGTTGATCTTCCCTATGGCTCTGAAACCGGATGATGCAACTGAGTGGCGTCCCTTCGGCAGCCGCACAAGCCATGAGCTTTATTTCGGCGGCCTGGAAAGCATCGGTTTCGGCCGCTGTGAGGTGAGCCTCGTCACGCCAGACGCTAGGGAGGTGCAGTGA
- a CDS encoding type III-B CRISPR module-associated Cmr3 family protein, with the protein MSVIPYQHLILLEPLGLLYGSRGRVLSPEALTGRAAEHFPPDSPAVAGLLASCMDSASRWDLFTAGPFWCSTGDELMLPAPLTLLQEGEGDQRRSHRRLRWRDSHTDGSLSGWQPADGNDPPRKPPSGGWVALSDWPRLGKEESVHIHPDPWKGQPHLHPRLRDDSRVSAGENALFLEYGIALEPGVRLAYLSSHKIPEGVYRFGGEGHLVALSTRSIPQALITLLLRPLTGPFTLITPGVWGGPKLSLREPIDSSIPHGQHPWHRQGQAPGILTGKPSPWRHRLGEGSSGRRRLSRGRWAVPAGSCYQVPLNPLPPWTDWPETWFPREGFSFKQLGTALALPLETPP; encoded by the coding sequence ATGAGCGTGATTCCGTATCAGCATCTGATCCTGCTCGAACCACTGGGCTTGCTCTATGGCTCGAGGGGCCGTGTGTTGTCACCTGAAGCGCTCACCGGCAGGGCCGCCGAGCACTTCCCTCCCGATTCCCCCGCCGTTGCCGGACTGCTGGCCAGCTGCATGGATTCCGCTAGTCGCTGGGACCTGTTCACAGCAGGTCCGTTTTGGTGCTCAACAGGTGACGAGCTGATGCTTCCGGCACCCCTCACCCTGCTGCAGGAGGGTGAGGGCGATCAGCGACGTAGTCATAGACGCCTGCGATGGCGAGACAGTCATACAGATGGATCGTTGTCAGGCTGGCAACCTGCCGACGGAAACGATCCACCCCGAAAGCCACCGAGTGGAGGCTGGGTGGCCTTGTCGGACTGGCCTCGCCTGGGCAAAGAGGAGTCCGTACACATTCATCCTGATCCCTGGAAAGGCCAGCCCCATCTGCATCCGCGCCTGAGAGACGACAGCCGCGTTAGTGCTGGTGAGAACGCTCTCTTTCTGGAGTATGGGATCGCGCTCGAACCAGGAGTTCGACTGGCTTATCTGAGCAGCCACAAAATTCCCGAGGGGGTCTACCGCTTCGGAGGTGAGGGCCATCTTGTGGCTCTGAGCACTAGGTCAATCCCCCAGGCCCTGATCACACTGCTGCTGCGCCCCTTGACTGGCCCATTCACCCTGATCACACCAGGTGTTTGGGGTGGCCCAAAGCTCTCGCTGCGTGAACCGATCGACAGCAGCATTCCCCATGGACAACATCCCTGGCACCGGCAGGGACAAGCCCCGGGAATCCTCACTGGCAAGCCCAGTCCCTGGCGCCATCGTCTCGGCGAGGGCAGCAGCGGTCGCCGCCGTCTCTCGCGTGGCCGTTGGGCTGTGCCCGCTGGAAGTTGCTATCAGGTGCCTCTCAACCCTCTGCCCCCCTGGACCGACTGGCCTGAGACCTGGTTTCCACGCGAGGGTTTCAGTTTCAAGCAGCTCGGCACTGCTTTAGCTCTGCCACTGGAGACTCCGCCATAA
- a CDS encoding Cas10/Cmr2 second palm domain-containing protein yields the protein MTFTVVTFAPVQSFISASRKLRDLYGSSLLLSHMARAIADDANRRELSVISPASVSSSRGVPNVLVIDGDYRKGHASDALLGCWSQLLLGCRQWVEQTMPDHSFYWENSWKACALHTWELFHGQGGTISDARQCLAVNKLQRAWTAPNWTGESSSLSSAEAVARPQMGVVMDPRQVDQAAVQAEVREFLTVLREKLGEAFARENEELSITELVKRLVTYPAITRRAFVTKDCPEPDLSQLTPERFQKLSGSEELRPESLIWFMADGDSVGRHLETMQQQLGQAKALQSFSATMRKWSAGLYERVPAVMNRKAMVVYAGGDDVFGALHESCPGCGDLGPADLWDWLEAFPLLWKECNQPQLTVSMGLVWASGSVPQREALQHAREAEASAKQRGRNRFVLRLLYASGNHLEWSCPWPWLEPIRSHYRDREGRSGKLANWRHLADDLVWLRSRQAIGADIPSQDSQGQQRTAQGLWEAYFPGCDLPQEPPPIACGQGVSPPFRASFREPEQGRRFDQWLLDLSQVMAAVEKWRTREAELEIAV from the coding sequence ATGACCTTCACAGTCGTCACTTTCGCGCCGGTGCAGAGCTTCATCAGCGCATCCAGAAAACTGCGTGATCTCTATGGCAGTTCGCTGCTGCTCTCACACATGGCTCGGGCCATCGCTGACGACGCCAACAGGCGAGAGTTATCGGTCATCAGTCCTGCTTCGGTGAGCAGCTCCCGCGGCGTGCCCAATGTTCTTGTCATTGACGGGGACTACCGCAAGGGCCATGCCAGCGATGCCTTGCTCGGCTGCTGGAGCCAGTTACTACTGGGATGCCGCCAGTGGGTTGAGCAGACCATGCCTGACCACTCCTTCTATTGGGAGAACAGCTGGAAAGCCTGTGCATTGCACACATGGGAGCTTTTCCATGGGCAGGGCGGCACGATTTCAGACGCCCGCCAATGCCTGGCGGTCAACAAGTTGCAGCGGGCCTGGACTGCACCCAACTGGACCGGTGAGAGTTCCAGTCTTTCCTCCGCCGAAGCGGTAGCGCGTCCGCAGATGGGCGTTGTGATGGATCCGCGCCAGGTGGATCAAGCTGCAGTCCAGGCTGAGGTTCGCGAGTTCCTGACTGTGTTGCGGGAGAAGCTGGGGGAGGCTTTTGCGCGAGAAAACGAAGAGCTTTCCATCACTGAGCTGGTGAAACGGCTGGTCACCTATCCAGCCATCACCCGCAGGGCTTTCGTCACCAAGGATTGCCCCGAACCTGATTTGAGCCAGCTCACTCCAGAGCGCTTTCAGAAGCTGAGCGGAAGTGAGGAACTTCGGCCTGAATCCCTCATCTGGTTTATGGCCGACGGGGATTCAGTGGGCCGCCATCTCGAGACGATGCAGCAGCAACTGGGCCAGGCGAAAGCCTTGCAATCCTTTAGCGCCACCATGCGCAAATGGTCTGCAGGTCTTTACGAGCGGGTGCCGGCCGTGATGAACCGCAAAGCAATGGTGGTCTATGCGGGCGGTGATGATGTCTTCGGTGCTTTGCATGAGTCGTGCCCTGGCTGCGGTGATCTGGGCCCTGCCGATCTTTGGGACTGGCTTGAGGCCTTTCCCCTTCTTTGGAAGGAATGCAATCAGCCACAGCTCACCGTGTCGATGGGCCTGGTCTGGGCGAGTGGCTCGGTGCCCCAGCGTGAAGCGTTGCAGCATGCACGCGAGGCCGAAGCCAGTGCCAAACAGCGAGGCCGCAACCGCTTCGTCTTGCGCTTGCTCTATGCCAGCGGTAACCACCTGGAATGGTCATGTCCCTGGCCTTGGCTGGAGCCGATCCGTAGCCATTACAGAGACCGCGAAGGCCGCTCTGGAAAGCTGGCCAACTGGAGGCACTTGGCTGATGATCTTGTCTGGCTGCGCAGCCGGCAGGCCATCGGAGCCGATATCCCAAGCCAGGATTCTCAGGGCCAGCAACGGACCGCCCAAGGGCTTTGGGAGGCCTACTTCCCGGGCTGCGATTTGCCGCAAGAACCACCACCGATCGCCTGCGGCCAAGGCGTATCACCACCATTCCGTGCCAGCTTCAGAGAGCCCGAGCAGGGGCGTCGCTTCGACCAGTGGTTACTTGATCTCAGCCAGGTGATGGCCGCAGTGGAAAAGTGGAGAACCCGCGAGGCAGAGCTGGAGATCGCCGTATGA
- the cas1 gene encoding CRISPR-associated endonuclease Cas1, with translation MRSLYLIRSHGQVGLDGEQVVVRCNQEELERVPLPQLDQILVHGNLQLTTPLIRACLERQVSIAFFSQSGWCQGRLHPIDKGYRNRMRHQQMLNLQERQVAAMSLIRGKIANCRVLLLRLTRRQRREEVSNALQRLGWLLGKIKGSITPERLRGLEGNAALEYQRALGVLLDENGFIVQGRQYRPPTSPFDALSSYGYGVLGASLQTLLELHGLDPYEGVLHVGSARHPALVSDLIEPFRTLLVDPFNVWLIRTGRIKADDAFEHRDGGVYLGDTSRRLWMKAWAKHMAEEVQLASNRRGPRWELLDELVRSFVRFVYDPTGGLTVPQRR, from the coding sequence ATGCGATCTCTTTATTTAATCCGTAGTCATGGTCAGGTGGGCCTCGATGGTGAGCAGGTGGTTGTTCGTTGTAATCAGGAAGAACTGGAACGTGTTCCCTTGCCGCAACTGGATCAGATCCTTGTCCATGGAAATCTGCAGCTCACCACTCCTTTGATAAGGGCTTGCCTAGAGCGGCAGGTGAGCATTGCTTTTTTCAGCCAATCAGGTTGGTGCCAAGGTCGTCTCCATCCAATCGATAAGGGATACCGGAACCGGATGCGGCACCAGCAGATGCTCAACCTTCAGGAACGGCAGGTGGCTGCAATGAGTCTGATTCGCGGCAAGATCGCCAATTGCCGGGTGTTGTTGCTGCGGCTCACACGTCGCCAGCGCCGAGAAGAAGTCAGCAACGCTCTGCAGCGCTTGGGCTGGCTGTTGGGGAAGATCAAAGGCTCGATCACTCCGGAGCGGTTGCGCGGGCTTGAAGGCAATGCGGCTCTGGAGTACCAGCGGGCCCTGGGTGTTCTTTTGGATGAGAACGGCTTCATCGTCCAAGGCCGTCAGTATCGACCGCCCACCAGTCCATTCGATGCCTTGAGCAGTTATGGCTACGGAGTACTGGGCGCATCACTCCAGACGCTGCTGGAACTACACGGGCTCGATCCCTATGAAGGAGTTCTGCATGTGGGCTCGGCTCGCCACCCGGCACTTGTATCGGATCTGATCGAGCCCTTTCGCACCCTGTTGGTGGATCCATTCAATGTTTGGTTGATCCGCACGGGTCGCATCAAGGCCGATGACGCCTTTGAGCATCGGGATGGTGGGGTCTACCTGGGTGATACCAGCAGGAGGTTATGGATGAAGGCTTGGGCGAAGCACATGGCCGAAGAGGTGCAGCTGGCATCAAACCGGCGTGGACCTCGCTGGGAGCTACTTGATGAATTGGTTCGCAGCTTTGTGCGTTTTGTCTATGACCCAACTGGTGGACTGACGGTGCCACAACGCCGGTGA
- the cas2 gene encoding CRISPR-associated endonuclease Cas2 codes for MRWVVAYDSTCNKRRRKLAMLLEGYGVRVQESVFECELAEGRFVQLQARLKQLIRPEQDALRLWPLSRRNCARIINLGTPVMTPSTNDVVV; via the coding sequence ATGCGTTGGGTGGTGGCCTACGACAGCACTTGCAACAAACGGCGCCGAAAGCTAGCAATGCTGCTTGAGGGATATGGGGTTCGAGTGCAGGAGAGTGTTTTCGAATGTGAGCTTGCAGAGGGGCGTTTCGTTCAGCTGCAGGCACGCTTGAAACAACTGATTCGGCCAGAGCAAGATGCGCTGCGGCTATGGCCCCTGAGTCGCCGCAATTGCGCGCGAATCATCAATTTAGGAACGCCAGTAATGACGCCGAGCACTAACGATGTAGTGGTTTAA
- a CDS encoding TM0106 family RecB-like putative nuclease — translation MSNRLITPSQLSLFSRSPVIGAWWEEMHAIDRERAPRPQAKALDELLFDAGLKHEKLLVQQLKDENKTVKELPGKQTEADYAATEAAMRKGFDYIWQASMRNGEMRGSADLLERIDQPSALGGWSYIPIECKLSSHPKPIYLVQACAYCELLTPLLGSRPQQFKLYLGGRQFKTYRSAEFWSWYEQLRQRYRNFRAAFDPDRQPDDAPGDHGLWAPFIQQRLDGKRDLTLVAGMRQSQRSKLLSAGIHTIDALASWPDGDQVGGLDPAMLTRLRDQAQIQLASEQRSDGVPAFKVRPNTQQAKGLAMLPAPDTGDIWFDMEGFPDPVSGEKLEYLFGACYRDPAGEVVFKAWWAHTPEEEKQAFDGFVQWVNERRKQFPDLHIYHYASYEKTALGKLASVHQIHVSLIDQWLREELLVDLYPIVRNGLLVGAPSYSIKKVERLYEQGAREEQVDSAADSVVQYAQWKKERTQTILDDIEKYNEKDCQVTEGLHRFLLELPETQKLPFRSNKWGVGAKEEADEQKALAYEKDLEVAARELRDELPTPLTDPDAIGPRGHSWRIQKLISQLIDFHEREGKVEWWEFFNRLQMTPEERDDDSEVIAGARLQSVEPVKRSMGYRYRFDAEQPLKLSAKEGRPPRFAVVPLLSSGERLVPLPHLLTADGKAWSANGQLDENAADQVTLTVTQDALSKAEGLSGAGLPEQADLVPFPKAIYRLMLEHLVRLAQGWVFERQPLPPALMHLLERRSIPELEPLNATIRQEPNRTAEALAGFLAQADGIGFSLQGPPGTGKTTVTGQLIAELVVKGQRVAVSSNTNEAINNLLLKVQSCLDDNHNSALVVKVASTSSEKADVKALAGSRVQALQEKNLPENPAVLGGTIFTLVKERYDDAPLDLLVIDEAGQVSLSNLLYLSRVARNILLVGDQQQLSQPNRAAHPDDSGLSCLDYAMANEPVVPKDRGVFLATSWRMPPSLTQVVSELFYAGELQAAEVNKANRVQWEGQAQGLVFEPVEHSGNSTACEEEVEAIAALVEQLHGQPYQRARRVNGEMVVESGVLGQKQILITAPYNLQVNRLQKRIGHKARIGTVDKFQGQEAPVAIHSLTASDGDSAPRGLDFLLEANRLNVAISRAQCLSVVVGSPALASGLSNSVENVQRLNRLCRLMASESTDERPKGLA, via the coding sequence ATGTCGAACCGCCTGATCACTCCTTCTCAGCTGTCTTTATTTTCCCGCAGCCCGGTGATTGGCGCTTGGTGGGAGGAGATGCATGCCATCGATCGTGAGCGGGCCCCTCGGCCTCAGGCCAAGGCTCTCGACGAGCTGTTGTTTGATGCTGGCCTCAAGCACGAAAAATTATTGGTACAGCAGCTCAAAGATGAGAACAAAACGGTTAAGGAGCTTCCTGGTAAGCAAACCGAAGCGGATTACGCCGCGACTGAAGCCGCCATGCGCAAGGGCTTTGACTACATCTGGCAGGCTTCCATGCGCAACGGCGAGATGCGGGGCTCGGCCGACCTACTGGAACGCATTGATCAACCTTCCGCCTTGGGCGGTTGGAGCTACATCCCTATTGAATGCAAGCTCTCCAGCCATCCCAAACCGATCTATCTCGTTCAGGCCTGCGCTTACTGCGAACTGCTCACGCCATTGCTTGGCTCTCGCCCTCAGCAGTTCAAGTTGTATCTAGGTGGAAGGCAGTTCAAGACCTATCGAAGTGCCGAGTTCTGGAGTTGGTATGAACAGTTGCGCCAGCGCTATCGCAACTTCCGTGCGGCTTTTGATCCAGATCGTCAACCAGATGATGCACCTGGAGACCATGGTCTATGGGCTCCGTTCATCCAACAACGCCTAGATGGCAAGCGGGACCTAACGCTCGTTGCTGGTATGCGCCAAAGCCAGCGCAGCAAACTCCTTTCTGCAGGGATCCACACCATCGACGCACTGGCCTCTTGGCCGGATGGCGATCAGGTCGGCGGCCTTGACCCCGCCATGCTCACGCGTCTTCGGGATCAAGCGCAAATTCAGCTTGCGAGTGAGCAACGCTCTGACGGTGTGCCCGCCTTCAAGGTGCGCCCCAACACGCAGCAAGCCAAAGGTTTAGCAATGCTGCCCGCCCCCGATACCGGGGATATCTGGTTCGATATGGAGGGTTTTCCCGACCCGGTGAGCGGTGAAAAGCTCGAGTATTTATTCGGCGCTTGTTACCGCGATCCTGCTGGCGAGGTTGTCTTTAAGGCGTGGTGGGCCCATACGCCTGAAGAGGAAAAGCAAGCCTTTGATGGTTTCGTGCAGTGGGTGAACGAACGCCGCAAGCAGTTCCCTGACCTGCACATTTATCACTACGCCAGCTATGAAAAAACCGCACTTGGCAAGCTTGCTTCAGTGCACCAGATTCACGTTTCCCTGATTGATCAGTGGTTACGTGAGGAATTATTGGTTGACCTCTACCCAATTGTCCGCAACGGGTTATTGGTAGGAGCGCCGAGCTATTCGATCAAGAAAGTCGAAAGGCTTTACGAACAAGGTGCACGGGAAGAGCAGGTGGATAGTGCTGCCGACTCTGTGGTGCAGTACGCCCAATGGAAAAAAGAGCGCACACAAACAATCCTCGATGACATTGAGAAGTACAACGAAAAAGACTGTCAAGTCACCGAGGGGTTGCATCGTTTCCTGTTGGAGCTCCCCGAAACGCAGAAACTCCCCTTCCGCTCCAACAAGTGGGGCGTGGGTGCCAAGGAGGAGGCCGATGAGCAAAAGGCCCTTGCCTATGAGAAAGATCTGGAAGTGGCTGCTCGGGAGCTGCGTGATGAGCTGCCAACGCCACTCACCGATCCCGATGCCATCGGGCCGCGGGGACACAGCTGGCGCATCCAGAAGCTGATCTCTCAGCTGATCGACTTCCACGAACGCGAAGGCAAGGTGGAGTGGTGGGAGTTCTTCAACCGCCTCCAGATGACACCGGAGGAGCGGGACGACGACAGCGAGGTGATTGCTGGCGCACGGCTGCAGAGCGTGGAGCCGGTGAAGCGTTCGATGGGGTATCGGTATCGCTTTGATGCCGAGCAACCGCTGAAGTTGTCGGCCAAGGAGGGTCGCCCGCCACGCTTCGCGGTGGTTCCGCTGCTCAGCAGCGGTGAGCGCCTGGTGCCCTTGCCCCATCTGCTCACCGCCGATGGCAAGGCGTGGAGCGCCAACGGTCAGCTTGATGAGAATGCCGCCGATCAGGTCACGCTGACCGTGACCCAGGACGCCCTATCCAAAGCTGAAGGTCTGAGCGGTGCTGGTCTGCCGGAGCAGGCGGATCTGGTGCCGTTCCCCAAGGCGATTTACCGCCTGATGCTTGAGCACTTGGTGCGCCTAGCCCAGGGCTGGGTGTTTGAGCGTCAACCCCTTCCGCCTGCCTTGATGCACCTGTTGGAGCGCCGCTCCATTCCTGAACTGGAGCCCCTCAACGCGACCATTCGCCAAGAGCCCAATCGAACCGCCGAAGCACTGGCAGGGTTCCTGGCCCAGGCCGATGGCATTGGCTTTTCGCTGCAAGGCCCGCCGGGGACAGGCAAGACGACCGTGACGGGGCAACTGATTGCGGAGCTGGTGGTCAAGGGTCAGCGGGTAGCGGTGAGCTCCAACACCAACGAAGCCATCAACAACCTGCTCCTCAAGGTGCAGAGCTGTCTGGACGACAACCACAACTCAGCCCTGGTGGTGAAGGTCGCGAGCACCTCGAGCGAGAAGGCTGACGTGAAGGCCCTAGCGGGATCGCGGGTGCAGGCGCTGCAGGAGAAAAATCTGCCCGAGAACCCCGCCGTGCTCGGCGGCACGATCTTCACCCTGGTGAAGGAGCGCTACGACGATGCTCCCTTGGATCTACTGGTGATCGATGAGGCGGGGCAGGTGTCGCTCAGCAACCTGCTCTATCTCAGCCGTGTGGCCCGCAACATCCTGTTGGTGGGCGATCAGCAGCAGCTCTCTCAACCCAACCGGGCCGCCCACCCCGATGACAGCGGCCTCAGCTGCCTGGATTACGCCATGGCGAATGAGCCCGTGGTGCCGAAGGATCGCGGTGTGTTTCTCGCCACCAGCTGGCGGATGCCGCCTTCACTCACTCAGGTCGTGTCGGAGTTGTTCTACGCCGGCGAACTGCAAGCGGCTGAAGTGAACAAGGCGAATCGGGTGCAGTGGGAAGGCCAGGCCCAGGGCCTGGTGTTTGAGCCGGTGGAGCACAGCGGCAACAGCACCGCCTGCGAGGAGGAGGTGGAGGCCATCGCAGCTCTGGTGGAGCAGTTGCACGGCCAGCCGTACCAGCGAGCCCGGCGGGTGAATGGGGAGATGGTGGTTGAGAGCGGTGTTTTGGGTCAGAAGCAGATCCTTATCACCGCCCCCTACAACCTCCAGGTGAACCGCTTGCAGAAACGCATCGGCCACAAAGCACGCATCGGCACGGTGGACAAGTTCCAGGGGCAGGAAGCGCCGGTGGCGATTCACTCACTCACCGCCAGTGACGGCGATAGTGCTCCCCGCGGTTTGGACTTTTTATTGGAAGCCAACCGTCTCAACGTGGCCATAAGTAGGGCGCAGTGCCTATCGGTTGTGGTTGGTTCTCCAGCGCTGGCATCAGGGCTCAGCAACAGTGTCGAGAACGTGCAACGACTGAACCGGCTTTGCAGGCTGATGGCGTCAGAATCAACAGATGAGCGGCCAAAGGGACTGGCATGA
- a CDS encoding metallophosphoesterase family protein — MTRFIHTADWQIGKPYRRVADDQKRFKLQQERLNAIGRIRDAARIQGAAFVAVAGDLFDSPTPPTTAVLEVLEAIGEMEIPVLVIPGNHDHGALGTVWHREDFQRHQRQMAPNLQLLLEQEPVELDQAVLLPCPLLRNQDSSDPTLWLRSLDWGALDVNKPRVVLAHGGVHSFGGREYGTDDEAQAGANNLIDLDALPQHEIDFIALGDWHNLKQVSEKAWYSGTPEPDRFDQGEGNERGQVLSIDVSRGAAPEVQTISTGRIRWHNIRCRFNSDEDLDRFERQVEELTSGRVARDLLRVEVSGSLSLAGHRRYDQLMTDLESRLLRLRLKGECQQAPEESELEQLTGRIEDPLIARVAEQLQSRLQRDENPDSEQSSLARTALCELFRFTTL, encoded by the coding sequence ATGACGCGTTTCATCCATACCGCTGACTGGCAGATCGGTAAGCCCTATCGCCGCGTCGCTGACGATCAGAAGCGCTTCAAGCTGCAGCAAGAGCGGCTAAATGCCATTGGCCGGATTCGAGATGCTGCACGCATCCAGGGTGCTGCTTTTGTGGCTGTCGCTGGCGACCTTTTTGATTCTCCTACGCCTCCAACCACTGCGGTTCTGGAAGTGCTTGAGGCCATTGGCGAGATGGAGATCCCAGTGTTGGTCATCCCTGGGAATCACGATCACGGTGCTTTGGGCACTGTTTGGCATCGCGAGGATTTTCAGCGGCATCAGAGACAGATGGCGCCCAATCTTCAGCTGCTGCTCGAGCAAGAGCCGGTTGAGCTGGATCAAGCGGTGCTGCTGCCCTGCCCTTTGCTGCGCAACCAAGACAGCAGCGATCCAACACTCTGGCTCCGGTCCCTTGATTGGGGCGCCCTAGATGTCAATAAGCCTCGGGTCGTTCTGGCCCACGGCGGAGTGCATAGCTTTGGCGGCCGTGAATACGGGACAGATGACGAGGCACAGGCAGGGGCCAACAACTTGATCGATCTCGATGCCCTCCCGCAGCACGAGATCGACTTCATCGCACTCGGCGATTGGCACAACCTCAAGCAGGTTTCAGAGAAGGCCTGGTATTCGGGAACCCCAGAGCCTGATCGTTTTGATCAGGGGGAAGGCAACGAGCGTGGTCAGGTTCTCTCGATTGATGTGAGCCGTGGCGCAGCCCCCGAGGTGCAGACGATCTCCACAGGGCGCATTCGCTGGCACAACATCCGTTGTCGCTTCAACAGCGATGAGGATCTCGATCGATTTGAGCGACAGGTGGAGGAGCTCACTTCCGGCCGTGTTGCCCGTGATTTGTTGCGCGTTGAGGTCAGCGGCAGCCTCAGCCTTGCTGGCCATCGCCGTTACGACCAGCTGATGACCGACTTAGAAAGCCGCTTACTAAGGCTCCGCCTCAAGGGTGAGTGCCAGCAAGCACCAGAAGAATCGGAACTAGAGCAACTCACAGGCCGCATTGAAGATCCCTTAATCGCCCGCGTTGCCGAGCAATTGCAGAGCCGACTGCAACGGGACGAAAACCCTGACTCGGAGCAATCCTCCCTCGCCCGTACGGCCCTCTGCGAACTGTTTCGCTTCACCACCCTCTGA